One Ochotona princeps isolate mOchPri1 chromosome 25, mOchPri1.hap1, whole genome shotgun sequence genomic region harbors:
- the SSMEM1 gene encoding serine-rich single-pass membrane protein 1, which produces MGDLFSLFWEVDPSPIPLSLTIPSQEAECGKDDSCGTIGSFLLWYFIIILVLMLCSRASIWMSECKKNKDAGTRTSVSKAIKDPRCEWQNKDGTWLSSQMMRKSQQSQFTPVTDSEVALINAYLEKKRAKLHFQFNQVNQNHRDSDTSECDTGESDSGASSWKESESERPPSPGSITRRRRNLVSYQVRERPCLHCKAIRTDEWLTRHFLQNNLIATPMKGDTPEEASSPEINTKFSSF; this is translated from the exons ATGGGAGACCTGTTTTCCTTGTTTTGGGAGGTGGATCCATCCCCCATCCCTTTAAGTCTTACCATTCCAAGCCAGGAAGCTGAGTGCGGGAAGGATGACTCTTGTGGAACCATAGGGAGCTTCTTGCTTTGGTATTTCATCATCATCTTGGTCCTGATGCTCTGCTCCCGCGCCTCCATCTGG ATGTCTGAGTGTAAGAAGAATAAAGATGCTGGGACGCGCACTTCAGTAAGTAAAG CAATCAAAGATCCTCGCTGTGAGTGGCAAAACAAAGATGGTACCTGGCTCTCTTCACAAATGATGAGGAAATCACAGCAGAGCCAGTTCACCCCTGTAACGGACTCAGAAGTGGCTTTGATCAATGCCTATCTTGAAAAGAAACGAGCCAAACTCCATTTTCAGTTCAATCAGGTGAACCAGAACCATCGCGACAGCGACACCAGCGAGTGCGACACTGGAGAGTCTGACTCGGGCGCCTCCTCGTGGAAGGAGAGTGAAAGTGAACGACCCCCCTCACCAGGCAGCAttaccaggaggaggaggaatctGGTTAGTTACCAAGTCAGGGAGAGGCCCTGCCTCCACTGCAAGGCCATTCGAACCGATGAGTGGCTGACCCGCCATTTCCTACAGAACAACCTGATAGCAACCCCCATGAAGGGGGATACTCCAGAGGAGGCTTCCAGCCCTGAAATTAACACAAAATTCAGTAGTTTTTGA
- the TMEM209 gene encoding transmembrane protein 209 isoform X1 encodes MTQRDPSPSASLIDCTIKMRKEAEARKVVLAWGLLNVSMAGMIYTEMTGKLISSYYNVTFWPLWYIELALASLFSLNALFDFWRYFKYTVAPTSLVASPGQQALLGLRTAAVQTAPPRDVTATPVPPSPPSPSIQGQSVLSYSPSRSPSSSPKFPNCMAGYSPPLQGLSSSGGASYSPGVTYTPGSGHNKLASLSPSPSAPYAATLGPAESGLRARYRSPPSVYSSPAEREDYMTDLRALGTFLRSQEEKQQRAKLGSPDSTSSSSSPTFWNYSRSVGDYAQTLKKFQYQLACRSQAPSASKDEADLSSKQAAEEVWARVAMNRQLLHHMDSWTAKFRNWISETILVPLVQEMESVSTQMRRIGCPELQIGEASITSLKQAALVKAPLMPTLNTIVQYLDLTPNQEYLFERIKELSQGGCMSAFRWNGGGGFKGRTWDTDLPTDSAVIMHVFCTYLDSRLPPHPKYPDGKTFTSQHFVQTPNKPDATNENTFCIYQSTINPPHYELLYQRHVYNLPKGRNNLFHTLLMFLYIIKTKESGMLGRVNLGLSGVNILWIFGE; translated from the exons ATG ACACAGAGGGATCCCAGCCCCAGTGCGTCTCTCATTGACTGCACCATCAAGatgaggaaggaagcagaggctaGAAAGGTGGTCCTGGCCTGGGGACTCCTCAATGTGTCCATGGCCGGAATGATATATACAGAAAT gactGGAAAATTGATCAGTTCGTATTATAATGTGACGTTCTGGCCCCTCTGGTATATTG AGCTCGCCCTGGCGTCTCTCTTCAGCCTGAATGCCTTATTTGATTTTTGGAGATATTTCAAATACACCGTGGCGCCAACCAGTCTGGTTGCTAGTCCTGGACAGCAGGCACTTTTAGGGCTGAGAACGGCTG CTGTGCAGACTGCTCCTCCACGTGATGTGACAGCCACACCGGTCCCGCCCTCTCCACCTTCCCCTTCCATTCAGGGGCAGAGTGTGCTGAGTTACAGTCCGTCCCGAtcccccagcagcagccccaaGTTCCCCAACTGCATGGCTGGGTACAGCCCGCCACTGCAAGGGCTCTCCTCCAGCGGCGGTGCGTCCTACAGTCCCGGAGTGACCTACACGCCGGGCAGTGGCCATAACAAG TTGGCGAGTCTGAGCCCCTCGCCCTCGGCCCCGTACGCCGCCACCTTGGGGCCCGCGGAGAGCGGCCTGAGGGCGCGCTACCGCTCCCCGCCCAGCGTCTACAGCTCCCCGGCCGAGCGCGAGGACTACATGACCGACCTGCGGGCGCTGGGCACGTTCctgcggagccaggaggagaagcagcagagagccAAGCTGG GGAGCCCGGattccacctcctcttcctccagtcCCACTTTCTGGAACTACAGTCGCTCCGTGGGGGATTACGCCCAGACACTGAAGAAGTTCCAGTATCAGCTGGCATGCAGGTCTCAGGCCCCGAGTGCCAGCAAGGATGAAGCTGACCTCAGCTCGAAACAGGCCGCAGAGGAG GTTTGGGCAAGAGTGGCCATGAATAGGCAGCTTCTTCATCACATGGATTCCTGGACGGCCAAGTTTAGAAAT TGGATCAGTGAGACGATATTAGTGCCGCTTGTACAGGAGATGGAGTCCGTGAGCACCCAGATGAGACGGATAGGCTGTCCAGAGCTGCAGATAGGAG AGGCAAGCATTACCAGCTTGAAGCAAGCCGCACTGGTCAAAGCCCCTCTCATGCCAACTCTGAACACGATCGTGCAGTATCTGGACCTCACACCCAATCAGGAGTACTTGTTCGAAAGGATCAAAG AGCTCTCGCAGGGAGGCTGCATGAGCGCCTTTCGCTGGAACGGGGGCGGCGGCTTCAAAGGACGCACGTGGGACACCGACCTGCCCACTGACTCGGCC GTCATCATGCATGTCTTCTGCACCTACCTCGACTCCCGGCTGCCGCCGCACCCCAAGTACCCTGACGGGAAGACGTTCACGTCGCAGCACTTTGTGCAGACCCCCAACAAACCAG ATGCGACAAACGAGAACACTTTCTGCATTTATCAGAGTACCATCAACCCTCCGCACTACGAGCTTCTCTACCAGCGCCATGTCTACAATCTTCCAAAG GGCAGAAATAATTTGTTTCATACTTTGCTGATGTTCCTGTACATCATAAAGACCAAAGAGTCAGGCATGCTCGG
- the TMEM209 gene encoding transmembrane protein 209 isoform X2, translating into MRKEAEARKVVLAWGLLNVSMAGMIYTEMTGKLISSYYNVTFWPLWYIELALASLFSLNALFDFWRYFKYTVAPTSLVASPGQQALLGLRTAAVQTAPPRDVTATPVPPSPPSPSIQGQSVLSYSPSRSPSSSPKFPNCMAGYSPPLQGLSSSGGASYSPGVTYTPGSGHNKLASLSPSPSAPYAATLGPAESGLRARYRSPPSVYSSPAEREDYMTDLRALGTFLRSQEEKQQRAKLGSPDSTSSSSSPTFWNYSRSVGDYAQTLKKFQYQLACRSQAPSASKDEADLSSKQAAEEVWARVAMNRQLLHHMDSWTAKFRNWISETILVPLVQEMESVSTQMRRIGCPELQIGEASITSLKQAALVKAPLMPTLNTIVQYLDLTPNQEYLFERIKELSQGGCMSAFRWNGGGGFKGRTWDTDLPTDSAVIMHVFCTYLDSRLPPHPKYPDGKTFTSQHFVQTPNKPDATNENTFCIYQSTINPPHYELLYQRHVYNLPKGRNNLFHTLLMFLYIIKTKESGMLGRVNLGLSGVNILWIFGE; encoded by the exons atgaggaaggaagcagaggctaGAAAGGTGGTCCTGGCCTGGGGACTCCTCAATGTGTCCATGGCCGGAATGATATATACAGAAAT gactGGAAAATTGATCAGTTCGTATTATAATGTGACGTTCTGGCCCCTCTGGTATATTG AGCTCGCCCTGGCGTCTCTCTTCAGCCTGAATGCCTTATTTGATTTTTGGAGATATTTCAAATACACCGTGGCGCCAACCAGTCTGGTTGCTAGTCCTGGACAGCAGGCACTTTTAGGGCTGAGAACGGCTG CTGTGCAGACTGCTCCTCCACGTGATGTGACAGCCACACCGGTCCCGCCCTCTCCACCTTCCCCTTCCATTCAGGGGCAGAGTGTGCTGAGTTACAGTCCGTCCCGAtcccccagcagcagccccaaGTTCCCCAACTGCATGGCTGGGTACAGCCCGCCACTGCAAGGGCTCTCCTCCAGCGGCGGTGCGTCCTACAGTCCCGGAGTGACCTACACGCCGGGCAGTGGCCATAACAAG TTGGCGAGTCTGAGCCCCTCGCCCTCGGCCCCGTACGCCGCCACCTTGGGGCCCGCGGAGAGCGGCCTGAGGGCGCGCTACCGCTCCCCGCCCAGCGTCTACAGCTCCCCGGCCGAGCGCGAGGACTACATGACCGACCTGCGGGCGCTGGGCACGTTCctgcggagccaggaggagaagcagcagagagccAAGCTGG GGAGCCCGGattccacctcctcttcctccagtcCCACTTTCTGGAACTACAGTCGCTCCGTGGGGGATTACGCCCAGACACTGAAGAAGTTCCAGTATCAGCTGGCATGCAGGTCTCAGGCCCCGAGTGCCAGCAAGGATGAAGCTGACCTCAGCTCGAAACAGGCCGCAGAGGAG GTTTGGGCAAGAGTGGCCATGAATAGGCAGCTTCTTCATCACATGGATTCCTGGACGGCCAAGTTTAGAAAT TGGATCAGTGAGACGATATTAGTGCCGCTTGTACAGGAGATGGAGTCCGTGAGCACCCAGATGAGACGGATAGGCTGTCCAGAGCTGCAGATAGGAG AGGCAAGCATTACCAGCTTGAAGCAAGCCGCACTGGTCAAAGCCCCTCTCATGCCAACTCTGAACACGATCGTGCAGTATCTGGACCTCACACCCAATCAGGAGTACTTGTTCGAAAGGATCAAAG AGCTCTCGCAGGGAGGCTGCATGAGCGCCTTTCGCTGGAACGGGGGCGGCGGCTTCAAAGGACGCACGTGGGACACCGACCTGCCCACTGACTCGGCC GTCATCATGCATGTCTTCTGCACCTACCTCGACTCCCGGCTGCCGCCGCACCCCAAGTACCCTGACGGGAAGACGTTCACGTCGCAGCACTTTGTGCAGACCCCCAACAAACCAG ATGCGACAAACGAGAACACTTTCTGCATTTATCAGAGTACCATCAACCCTCCGCACTACGAGCTTCTCTACCAGCGCCATGTCTACAATCTTCCAAAG GGCAGAAATAATTTGTTTCATACTTTGCTGATGTTCCTGTACATCATAAAGACCAAAGAGTCAGGCATGCTCGG